From one Nilaparvata lugens isolate BPH chromosome 2, ASM1435652v1, whole genome shotgun sequence genomic stretch:
- the LOC120350037 gene encoding inorganic pyrophosphatase-like produces the protein MALSRVVLSLLKLKVSYSCQLELRKSIPKYFFNNNTRLISTAAIIDKTKKMPFETVEAGTPNGDDFRIYYKNENGPVSPLHDIPLYADPANNVFNMVVEIPRWTNAKMETWENPAHVDSHTNHKGDNDPIDVLEIGHRVAKRGEIIQVKVLGTIALIDEGETDWKIFTIDVNDPQAQQMNDINDVEKFFPGLLKASVEWFKIYKIPDGKPENKFAFNGEAKNSEFALNIVRETHKFWNGLIKKELDGGKLSCSNVSIEGSPFKIGLDEANNILNQAPKPGTAKGIDSIGKIFFNSKLIVGLY, from the exons ATGGCCCTCTCTCGTGTGGTCTTGTCATTGCTGAAATTGAAAGTTTCGTATTCTTGCCAGCTTGAGTTGAGAAAGTCTATTCCAAAatacttttttaataataatactcgtTTAATCTCAACTGCTGCTATAATTGATAAAACAAAGAAAATGCCTTTCGAAACAGTTGAAGCTGGAACACCTAATGGCGATGACTTCAGAATCTATTACA aaaatgaaaatgGCCCAGTTTCACCGCTGCATGACATCCCGTTGTACGCTGACCCGGCCAATAACGTCTTCAACATGGTCGTTGAAATACCTAGATGGACAAATGCAAAAATGGAG ACATGGGAAAATCCGGCTCATGTCGATTCCCACACAAATCATAAAGGAGATAATGATCCAATCGATGTTTTGGAAATCGGCCACCGT GTTGCCAAGAGAGGAGAGATAATTCAGGTGAAAGTTTTAGGAACGATTGCTCTTATTGATGAAG GTGAAACTGATTGGAAAATCTTCACTATTGATGTCAATGATCCTCAGGCACAGCAAATGAATG ATATCAATGATGTTGAAAAATTCTTCCCCGGATTACTGAAAGCTTCTGTTGAATGGTTCAAAATCTACAAAATTCCCGATGGAAAACCCGAAAACAAGTTTGCTTTCAATGGCGAAGCAAAAAATAGCGAATTTGCTCTAAACATTGTGAGAGAAACTCATAAGTTCTGGAATGGATTGATCAAGAAGGAACTGGATGGCGGAAAGCTTAGCTG TTCCAACGTTTCAATTGAAGGCAGTCCTTTCAAAATTGGTCTGGATGAGGCTAATAACATTCTGAACCAAGCGCCTAAACCAGGAACTGCAAAAGGAATCGATTCCATCGgtaagatttttttcaattcaaaattgattgtAGGACTATATTGA
- the LOC120349717 gene encoding uncharacterized protein LOC120349717: MLRLSDMPHVLQELSDEETNLRNSDIDSDSDLSDGNIENEFFTDESELEGQESNDEFMITDQDFILGKDLETIWCTTEVKGAYKTPQKNIVKILPGPKPKAREVKNEVDAFLQFFDRDMLELIVKFTNMYIDNISHDYNRERDCRRTNYTELLALLGILYLIGLRKENHANVQEIWTSDGTGVMVVRAAMSYKRFLFLLRCMRFDNPATRSDRCRIDKLAAIRTILDPFVKNCIDSYNTSELVTIDEMLHPFRGRCSFVQCIPSKPAKYGIKMFALCDARTFFCNNLEVYCGKQPPGPYEVSNKPEDIVKRLVVPIEKSNKNLTTDNWYTSIPLVEDMLAKDITMIGTLKKNNAAIPPSFLPNKNRVVGTTEFGFSDNKTLVSFVPKVNKAVILVSSMHDSKSIDPDTGKPDIILDYNMTKGGVDTCEKMCAAYSVSLVTRRWPQAIFYVLLNIASINSRVLLSFIKPQEAPRRRIFQKNLAMGLLNEHLATRAQIRSLPKDISVYLEQYKRPEEQCMYFKLCTTPNEPPTKKRGNCVLCGRQKNSSASMKCDKCSSFMCKEHSKKTIICLRCCEEETTN; encoded by the coding sequence atgctgaGGCTAAGTGATATGCCACATGTGCTACAAGAGTTATCTGATGAAGAAACCAACCTCAGAAACTCAGATATAGACAGCGACAGTGATCTTAGTGATGGAAATATTGAAAACGAGTTTTTTACTGATGAAAGTGAACTTGAAGGACAAGAAAGTAACGACGAATTTATGATTACTGATCAAGACTTCATACTTGGAAAGGATCTCGAAACTATTTGGTGTACAACAGAAGTGAAAGGTGCATATAAAACtcctcaaaaaaatattgtgaaaatattACCTGGACCAAAACCGAAAGCCCGCGaagtaaaaaatgaagttgatgcTTTTCTACAATTTTTCGATAGAGATATGTTGGAATTGATTGTGAAATTTACAAACATGTACATAGATAATATTTCGCATGATTATAATAGGGAAAGAGACTGTCGACGAACTAATTACACAGAATTGTTGGCTTTGCTTGGTATTTTGTATCTTATTGGGCTACGGAAAGAAAATCATGCAAATGTTCAAGAGATTTGGACCAGTGATGGAACAGGTGTTATGGTTGTGAGAGCAGCAATGAGCTACAAAcgttttctgtttttgttgCGGTGTATGAGATTTGACAATCCAGCCACAAGGAGTGATCGGTGTCGTATTGATAAGCTAGCTGCAATCAGAACAATTCTTGATCCCTTTGTAAAGAATTGTATAGATAGCTACAATACAAGTGAACTAGTCACCATAGATGAAATGCTTCATCCATTTAGAGGACGATGCTCATTCGTGCAATGTATACCATCCAAGCCAGCAAAATATGGCATCAAAATGTTTGCTTTGTGTGATGCCagaacatttttttgtaataactTGGAGGTTTACTGTGGTAAGCAGCCACCTGGTCCTTACGAAGTATCTAATAAACCAGAAGATATAGTAAAGAGATTGGTTGTCCCCATTGAAAAATCCAACAAGAATTTGACCACCGACAATTGGTACACAAGTATTCCTCTTGTTGAAGACATGTTGGCAAAGGACATCACAATGATTGGAACTTTGAAAAAGAACAATGCTGCTATACCCCCGTCGTTTTTGCCTAACAAGAATCGAGTAGTGGGCACAACAGAGTTCGGGTTCAGTGATAACAAAACTTTAGTTTCCTTTGTACCAAAGGTGAATAAAGCAGTAATCCTTGTTTCGTCCATGCATGACTCGAAATCAATTGATCCAGACACTGGTAAACCGGATATTATTCTGGATTATAATATGACGAAAGGTGGAGTAGACACGTGTGAAAAAATGTGTGCTGCTTATTCAGTGTCTCTTGTTACAAGGCGTTGGCCTCAAGCCATTTTCTATGTATTGTTGAATATTGCCAGTATAAATAGCAGAGTTCTACTCTCATTTATCAAACCACAAGAGGCCccaagaagaagaatattccAGAAAAATCTTGCTATGGGCTTATTGAATGAGCATCTGGCAACGAGAGCTCAAATAAGATCCTTGCCGAAAGATATATCAGTTTACTTGGAGCAGTACAAGAGACCTGAGGAGCAATGTATGTACTTCAAGCTATGTACTACTCCCAATGAACCCCCTACCAAAAAAAGAGGAAACTGCGTGCTGTGTGGTAGACAAAAAAACTCATCAGCTTCCATGAAGTGTGACAAGTGCTCTTCTTTCATGTGCAAGGAACATTCGAAAAAGACAATCATTTGTTTGAGGTGTTGTGAAGAAGAAACTACCAATTAG